The proteins below come from a single Parageobacillus toebii NBRC 107807 genomic window:
- a CDS encoding ATP-binding protein translates to MKLPEKVEEIIQYRNQLFSNDEDAYLIGKGGYTASDESILYDAIIALALGKNVLLKGPTGSGKTKLAETLSSIFGQPMHSVNCSVDLDAEALLGFKTIQNRDGKAEIEFIPGPVIQAMTKGHLLYIDEINMAKPETLPILNGVLDYRKMITNPFTGEVVKAKETFGVIAAINEGYVGTVPLNEALKNRFVVIDVPYIQGDTLKSVLLAQTTLTDETLIDRFVTLSADLIAQVKNGQISEEAASIRALIDTCDLAVYLPPLRAIERGIVEKLEDDREKAAVRNIAETLFEE, encoded by the coding sequence GTGAAACTTCCAGAGAAAGTTGAAGAAATTATTCAATATCGCAACCAACTATTTTCGAATGATGAAGACGCCTATCTCATTGGAAAAGGCGGTTACACCGCTTCCGATGAGTCGATTCTATATGATGCTATCATTGCACTTGCGCTTGGGAAAAACGTCTTATTGAAAGGACCGACGGGATCCGGAAAAACGAAGCTGGCGGAAACGTTATCATCCATATTCGGACAGCCGATGCATAGTGTGAACTGTTCTGTTGACTTAGATGCCGAAGCGCTGCTTGGCTTTAAAACGATTCAAAATCGCGATGGAAAAGCAGAAATCGAGTTTATCCCAGGTCCTGTCATTCAGGCGATGACAAAAGGACATTTATTATATATTGACGAAATTAATATGGCTAAACCAGAAACGCTGCCGATTTTAAACGGTGTCTTAGACTATCGAAAAATGATTACTAATCCGTTTACCGGAGAAGTCGTTAAAGCGAAAGAAACATTTGGCGTGATCGCTGCGATTAACGAGGGATATGTTGGCACCGTCCCGCTCAACGAAGCGTTAAAAAACCGTTTTGTTGTCATCGATGTTCCGTATATTCAAGGAGATACATTAAAATCCGTATTGTTGGCACAAACTACATTAACAGACGAAACACTCATCGACCGCTTCGTCACGTTATCCGCTGATTTAATTGCACAAGTAAAAAATGGGCAAATTTCCGAAGAAGCTGCTTCGATTCGGGCGCTGATCGATACTTGTGATTTAGCTGTATATTTGCCGCCGCTTCGGGCCATTGAACGCGGCATTGTGGAAAAACTCGAAGATGACCGCGAAAAAGCAGCGGTGCGCAACATCGCGGAAACGTTGTTCGAAGAATGA
- a CDS encoding vWA domain-containing protein: MERFIQFNDKKIDSFLFMQLSDLAKTLAKHSDWEVEFGFQSYVDFPNRKLYVSHFWDNRPKEEKENGLKSDVCLRAVGTLFHTDFSEVTAFLNKTKNISIPSFAKQLFTLAEDLRLEEICKKERPGTKKWFRIRRDVYRRYFYSQTNANLTRSVYTDALFSVIYLLLTSDSPLEDVPIIHEPIDRMMPWLRQTLPQFFDAASTKEVARITWMITEAFDDVLENDMLNTYFYLPEQSYNEEMGLTLEDLKRIDPLNNCDILDKEKCGDEDVHDQELPTWHRETSDMTKSFLRFELEQGSRTDLLGDGAREGEDGDQALAMVQGSARKSNRNDYRKLNAYEQKRESKQAGKGDRYGKDNRYAEAIFLFPTSPSSEQIAQYEQKKIDILPYQKKLKQMMKKTLEHKKTLPRTDLHFGRLHKKLLRLWTEEQPRLFYKKHQPSSRIDAVFTLLVDCSASMYDKMEETKRGIILFHEALKSLLVPHQIVGFWEDPNEATETKQPNYFQTVISFAQSHKKESGPAIMQLEAQEDNRDGFAIRIITEQLLKRPEKQKFLLVFSDGEPAAFGYEQNGIIDTHEAVLEARKHHIEVINVFLANGEIDEGQRETIRNIYGKHSIVVPNVEQLPDFLFPLLKKLLYKSL, from the coding sequence ATGGAGCGGTTTATCCAATTTAACGATAAAAAGATTGATTCCTTTTTGTTTATGCAGCTGTCCGATTTAGCGAAAACGTTAGCGAAACATAGCGATTGGGAAGTAGAGTTCGGCTTTCAGTCTTATGTTGACTTTCCAAACCGAAAATTATATGTCAGTCATTTTTGGGACAATCGACCGAAAGAAGAAAAAGAAAACGGATTAAAAAGCGATGTCTGTTTGCGAGCCGTCGGAACGCTTTTTCATACTGATTTTTCTGAAGTCACCGCATTTCTTAACAAAACGAAAAACATATCGATCCCTAGTTTTGCAAAGCAACTATTTACACTAGCAGAAGATTTGCGTCTTGAGGAAATTTGTAAAAAAGAGCGTCCTGGCACGAAAAAATGGTTTCGCATCCGCCGCGATGTGTACCGCCGTTATTTTTACAGTCAAACGAACGCCAATTTGACAAGAAGCGTATATACGGATGCATTATTTTCTGTTATCTATTTGTTATTAACATCCGACTCGCCGCTAGAGGACGTTCCAATTATTCATGAGCCAATTGACCGAATGATGCCTTGGCTTCGCCAGACGCTTCCCCAATTTTTTGACGCTGCTTCGACGAAAGAAGTGGCCCGTATCACGTGGATGATTACAGAAGCATTCGATGACGTATTGGAAAATGATATGTTAAACACGTATTTTTATTTACCAGAACAAAGTTATAATGAAGAGATGGGACTGACGCTAGAAGACTTAAAACGGATCGACCCGCTCAATAACTGTGACATCTTGGATAAAGAAAAATGTGGGGACGAAGATGTCCATGATCAAGAACTGCCAACGTGGCACCGTGAAACGAGTGACATGACGAAAAGTTTCTTGCGTTTTGAACTTGAACAAGGCTCGCGAACCGATTTATTGGGAGATGGAGCGCGTGAAGGCGAAGACGGGGATCAGGCACTTGCGATGGTGCAAGGATCTGCGCGAAAATCGAATCGAAACGATTATAGGAAGCTAAATGCCTATGAACAGAAACGGGAAAGCAAACAAGCAGGTAAAGGGGATCGCTACGGGAAAGATAACCGGTATGCTGAAGCAATTTTTCTTTTTCCAACTTCTCCTTCGTCTGAACAAATAGCACAATATGAACAAAAGAAAATCGATATTTTACCATATCAAAAAAAATTAAAACAAATGATGAAAAAAACATTAGAACATAAAAAGACACTTCCACGCACCGATTTACATTTTGGCCGGCTGCATAAAAAACTGCTTCGTCTATGGACAGAAGAACAGCCGCGCTTGTTTTATAAAAAACATCAGCCATCTTCTCGTATTGATGCCGTTTTTACGCTGCTAGTCGATTGTTCAGCGTCGATGTATGACAAAATGGAAGAAACGAAACGCGGTATTATTTTGTTCCATGAAGCATTAAAATCGTTGCTTGTGCCCCATCAGATCGTTGGATTTTGGGAAGATCCAAATGAGGCGACGGAAACGAAGCAGCCAAACTATTTTCAAACGGTAATTTCATTTGCACAATCACATAAAAAAGAAAGCGGCCCTGCGATTATGCAGCTGGAGGCCCAGGAAGATAATCGCGACGGATTTGCGATTCGCATCATAACGGAACAACTTTTAAAGCGGCCGGAAAAACAAAAATTTTTATTGGTGTTTTCCGACGGAGAACCAGCGGCGTTTGGTTATGAACAAAACGGTATTATCGATACGCATGAAGCGGTATTAGAAGCGCGCAAACATCATATCGAAGTGATTAACGTCTTTTTGGCCAATGGTGAAATTGACGAAGGACAGAGAGAGACGATTCGAAATATTTATGGAAAACATAGCATTGTTGTTCCAAACGTGGAGCAACTTCCAGATTTCTTATTCCCGCTATTGAAAAAACTATTGTATAAAAGTTTATAA
- a CDS encoding DHH family phosphoesterase produces the protein MIKLFTDSDLDGIGCGLLAKIAFKEVNISFCSYRNLDERVKQFIEDEQHNEASVFITDLAVSEEVEKKLAERFEAGKHVQVIDHHVTALHFNKYPWGWVQPTDEQGKKTCATSLFYEYLIREQKLERNETLDEFVELVRQYDTWEWEETDNTRAKRLNDLLTILGLDEFWDRMSERLTEGGPFALTETEELILDMEEKKIQRYIRMKQKQLVQRWFDDYCVGIVFAEQHMSELGNALSKRCPHLDLIAMVNLGTKHIGFRTIHDNVNVAEFAKQFGGGGHPKASGCFVNETTFPLFVVDVFSLPPVYHDVEQNQLNTKDQTEGFFFTNHQGQWFFFHPSDDKWGVYHQEQEVQSFSSQEEAERFIKRQFAAGLADDQAVIDFLQQQLCIEKEKIKDEYINALQQYKQKAGTK, from the coding sequence ATGATCAAATTGTTTACGGACAGCGATTTAGACGGAATTGGGTGCGGACTGTTGGCGAAAATTGCGTTTAAAGAAGTAAACATATCATTTTGTTCCTACCGTAACTTAGATGAACGAGTGAAACAATTTATTGAAGATGAACAGCATAACGAAGCAAGTGTATTTATTACCGATCTGGCGGTCAGTGAAGAGGTGGAGAAAAAACTGGCGGAACGATTTGAAGCAGGAAAACACGTTCAAGTTATCGACCACCATGTCACTGCCCTCCATTTTAATAAGTATCCGTGGGGGTGGGTGCAGCCAACGGATGAACAAGGCAAAAAAACGTGCGCAACCTCGCTATTTTATGAATATTTAATCCGTGAACAAAAACTGGAACGAAACGAAACGCTCGATGAGTTTGTCGAGCTTGTCCGCCAATACGATACATGGGAATGGGAAGAAACAGACAACACGCGGGCAAAGCGGCTAAATGATTTGCTGACGATTTTAGGCCTGGACGAATTTTGGGATCGCATGAGTGAACGGTTAACAGAAGGAGGTCCATTTGCTTTAACCGAAACGGAAGAACTTATTTTGGATATGGAAGAAAAGAAAATTCAGCGCTACATCCGAATGAAACAAAAACAACTTGTCCAGCGCTGGTTTGATGATTATTGTGTCGGTATTGTTTTTGCCGAACAACATATGTCTGAACTAGGTAATGCATTATCCAAACGTTGTCCACATTTAGATTTAATCGCTATGGTTAATCTCGGCACGAAACATATTGGGTTTCGAACGATTCACGACAACGTGAATGTTGCGGAGTTTGCGAAACAGTTTGGAGGAGGAGGCCATCCGAAAGCATCGGGATGCTTTGTTAATGAAACAACGTTCCCGCTTTTTGTCGTCGATGTGTTCTCGCTTCCGCCGGTATATCATGATGTGGAACAAAACCAGCTCAATACAAAAGATCAAACAGAAGGGTTCTTTTTTACCAATCATCAAGGACAATGGTTTTTCTTTCATCCAAGCGATGACAAATGGGGCGTTTATCATCAAGAACAGGAAGTACAATCGTTTTCGAGCCAAGAAGAGGCGGAACGGTTTATAAAACGTCAATTCGCAGCGGGACTGGCGGACGATCAAGCGGTGATTGACTTTTTGCAGCAACAGCTATGTATAGAAAAAGAAAAGATCAAAGATGAGTATATCAATGCCCTGCAACAATACAAACAAAAAGCCGGTACCAAATAA
- a CDS encoding DUF3298 and DUF4163 domain-containing protein, translating to MIKLPVNIHTEYIKQKRLKLYYPVIYGLSNKEAERKINYEIRSAVQQLLMTQGFYENPLTEITGHFELKTNEKGVLSLTIINYAYSGGAHGLTLMKGLTFNIMTGKKYSLSELFLDNSDYVKVLSTMVSTQIKERGILLLNPSFKSISPEQDFYIADKALVLFYQLYELTAYAFGFPYFPISVYDVEKLVDPQSPLGKMLS from the coding sequence ATGATCAAACTTCCGGTTAACATTCATACGGAATATATAAAGCAAAAACGACTTAAACTTTATTATCCGGTTATATACGGATTGTCAAATAAAGAAGCAGAGAGAAAAATAAACTATGAGATACGATCGGCTGTTCAACAGCTTCTTATGACACAAGGGTTTTACGAAAATCCGCTGACTGAAATTACGGGACACTTTGAGCTGAAAACAAATGAAAAAGGCGTTTTAAGCTTAACCATTATCAATTACGCTTATTCCGGCGGTGCCCATGGACTTACACTTATGAAAGGATTAACATTTAATATTATGACAGGAAAAAAATATTCGCTTTCTGAATTATTTTTAGACAACAGCGATTACGTGAAAGTACTGTCTACGATGGTGTCGACTCAAATTAAAGAGAGAGGCATTCTTCTTTTAAATCCTTCTTTCAAAAGCATCTCACCGGAACAAGATTTCTACATTGCTGATAAAGCGCTTGTGCTATTTTATCAATTGTATGAATTAACGGCTTACGCATTCGGGTTCCCATATTTTCCGATTTCCGTATATGATGTAGAAAAACTTGTTGATCCGCAATCACCTTTGGGAAAAATGCTTTCGTAA
- a CDS encoding tyrosine-type recombinase/integrase, with amino-acid sequence MNELSLFFTDLLSVVDYQLEVFFSCCLDKPLMNLFCTCKLKKNYSLNTVDGYAYDLRCFENFLIQHGYSVQLHDITKTHVRRFIQHQITKENVKPRTIYRRISCLKSFSKYCVKENLINSDFMIGIDTPKTDSKLPTYMSLSELRKLFHFLEQDNSRMAMRNHLLFKLLATTGMRRSEIVELTWEQIDLSNNTIRIYGKGKKERLLHTRQVSGIKFFRMIRMFEKSIKG; translated from the coding sequence TTGAACGAATTATCATTGTTTTTTACCGATTTATTATCGGTCGTTGATTATCAACTGGAGGTGTTTTTTTCATGTTGTTTAGACAAGCCGTTGATGAATTTGTTTTGTACTTGCAAATTGAAAAAAAACTATTCACTTAACACCGTTGATGGTTATGCGTATGATTTGAGATGTTTCGAGAACTTCTTAATTCAACACGGCTATTCTGTACAACTTCATGACATTACAAAAACGCATGTTCGTCGCTTCATCCAGCATCAGATTACAAAAGAAAATGTCAAGCCTAGAACGATCTATCGGAGAATTTCTTGCTTAAAATCGTTCAGTAAATACTGTGTCAAAGAAAATCTAATCAACAGCGATTTTATGATCGGAATTGATACTCCTAAAACGGATAGCAAATTACCGACTTATATGTCTTTGTCTGAACTACGAAAACTGTTTCATTTTTTGGAGCAAGACAATAGCCGAATGGCGATGCGAAACCATCTTCTGTTTAAACTGTTAGCCACTACGGGTATGCGAAGATCTGAAATTGTTGAACTAACTTGGGAACAAATTGATTTATCGAACAACACGATACGTATTTATGGGAAAGGAAAAAAAGAGCGCTTACTCCATACCCGTCAAGTTAGCGGTATAAAATTTTTTAGGATGATACGCATGTTCGAAAAATCAATCAAAGGATGA
- a CDS encoding IS4 family transposase, which translates to MAKKMKAWIKTIRQLFSSEELTRLARKVGFIQRQRSLTAEAFLTLCAWGDGSLACQSLQRLCADLALWHDCSLSNEGLNQRFTPRAVAFLKEVFFTLLMHQRPALSSITETYRACFTRLRILDSTSFLLPTDYGEDYQGSVSSGAKIQFEYELLSGTCLQLCVQQANDSDARFAYHTQHTILPNDLCIRDLGFFSLATLAEIDARGAYYITRLRSDIKVYIKQDGEWHEWDWESIGNRLGEGEAVEVEHVYIGHQRLYVPRLIFRRLTAEEWEKRLTYVRKKEKKKGKALSRQTLEQKKYHILLTNLPQESFDAQQVYELYSLRWQVELLFKGWKSLFDLDRVKKMKKERFECHLYGTLIAILVTQTLLFQARRYWHQREGIEISEWKALNILQSYWHRFLLHPQAMETVLPSLLSLLRKHARKDRRKGEETVSDLLKKLGIW; encoded by the coding sequence ATGGCAAAAAAGATGAAGGCATGGATAAAAACGATTCGTCAACTCTTCTCCTCTGAAGAACTGACCCGTCTGGCACGGAAAGTCGGATTCATTCAGCGGCAGCGTTCATTAACAGCGGAAGCCTTTCTGACGCTATGTGCTTGGGGAGACGGATCGCTCGCCTGTCAGTCGCTTCAGCGGTTGTGTGCCGATTTGGCGCTCTGGCATGATTGCTCTCTCTCGAATGAAGGACTGAATCAGCGGTTTACGCCTCGTGCCGTGGCGTTTTTAAAAGAGGTCTTTTTTACTCTCCTGATGCATCAACGTCCGGCACTCTCTTCCATCACCGAAACGTATCGCGCTTGTTTCACCCGTCTGCGGATCTTAGACTCTACCAGTTTTTTACTTCCGACCGACTATGGTGAGGACTATCAAGGTTCGGTTTCATCTGGCGCCAAAATCCAATTTGAGTATGAGCTGTTATCGGGCACCTGTCTTCAGCTGTGCGTCCAACAGGCCAATGATTCCGATGCCCGCTTTGCTTATCATACCCAGCACACGATTTTACCGAATGACCTTTGCATTCGGGATCTGGGGTTTTTTTCACTCGCCACGCTGGCGGAGATCGATGCTCGAGGTGCTTATTATATTACCCGGTTGCGTTCCGATATCAAAGTCTATATCAAACAGGACGGGGAGTGGCACGAATGGGATTGGGAATCGATAGGAAATCGATTGGGCGAGGGAGAAGCCGTGGAAGTGGAACACGTGTATATCGGACACCAACGCCTGTATGTTCCGCGTCTGATTTTTCGCCGTCTCACGGCGGAAGAATGGGAAAAACGGCTGACGTATGTGCGGAAAAAGGAAAAAAAGAAAGGGAAGGCGCTGTCACGCCAAACCCTTGAACAAAAGAAATATCACATCTTACTGACCAATTTACCACAAGAATCGTTTGATGCGCAACAAGTTTATGAGCTGTATTCGCTGCGCTGGCAAGTGGAGCTGTTATTTAAGGGCTGGAAATCCTTATTTGATCTTGACCGTGTCAAAAAGATGAAGAAGGAACGATTCGAATGCCACTTATATGGGACATTGATTGCCATTTTAGTCACGCAGACTCTTCTGTTCCAAGCCCGAAGGTATTGGCATCAACGGGAGGGAATCGAGATCAGTGAATGGAAAGCGCTTAATATCCTCCAATCGTATTGGCATCGGTTTCTTTTGCATCCCCAAGCGATGGAAACCGTCCTTCCATCTCTCCTGTCTCTGTTAAGGAAACACGCGAGGAAAGACCGAAGGAAAGGAGAGGAAACGGTATCGGATCTTTTAAAGAAATTGGGGATATGGTAG
- a CDS encoding DUF262 domain-containing protein, with the protein MIAPQQTESIKDLVENIHKENILLPEFQRDFVWELSKTCELFDSLVRDIFIGSIIYGKPSFEITVREIDTRPRKGEGSRRKLATKFFNKEEIQRMTQINNFRIILDGQQRVTSIYRALTGVDEVWFIAKNEEELETSIREKALRERTLEEMLFEFSLQEDEDRLSVKLSDAFLISKGDILDDDIKENYFGKLSCIAGMDEEELKLAFIKYRMICVKLGELFKSDKLLSYYLLNMDTEKFALFFERSNSKGIQLNFIDILAAKLYKGFNLRQKIEELESGFPNYYFNREVIVRTISYIVSNGKEVDRNYILSNLNYEHFNMYWDEVCDCYRKVLDFLFKERFIISQKWMPYENMLIPLIIFLRSIHKTDFSQMNENQYEFIKYWYWSSIFAQRYSSGSNEAIIQDASILSNIAQNKKISDKAFFSRLKIQITSPEDILSFSKKGNVIYKGILNLINFASKGLIDWSNSSQLHLNSKLEDHHIFPKEYIKNKFKDNEQILSLIDCVANRTLIPKITNIKIGKKSPSQYLKELMKINPNIVESLKNHLIPIEIIDGAYDDFYIAFLEKRAEAIFKLIEKYIIAKEQKIVDLFYQPPKTKGNIKIFASYYNKKVEAIFDIETQQVHYNGEVLSVSAAADKAKYNLSGKDNTSTNGWRFWKYINEQNQERYIDDFRKIKK; encoded by the coding sequence ATGATTGCCCCACAACAAACAGAATCGATAAAGGATTTGGTCGAAAATATACATAAAGAAAATATCTTATTACCAGAATTTCAAAGAGACTTCGTATGGGAGCTAAGCAAAACATGCGAACTTTTTGATTCTTTGGTTAGGGACATTTTTATAGGTTCTATAATATATGGTAAACCTTCTTTTGAAATAACGGTTAGAGAAATAGATACAAGACCTAGAAAGGGAGAAGGTAGTCGAAGAAAACTAGCAACCAAATTTTTTAATAAAGAAGAGATTCAACGAATGACCCAAATTAATAACTTTAGGATTATACTCGATGGCCAGCAAAGGGTTACTTCTATTTATAGAGCTTTAACAGGTGTTGATGAAGTATGGTTTATTGCGAAAAATGAAGAGGAACTCGAAACATCTATTCGTGAAAAAGCGTTGAGGGAAAGAACTTTGGAAGAAATGTTATTTGAATTTAGTCTTCAAGAAGATGAAGATCGTCTCTCTGTAAAGTTATCTGATGCTTTTTTAATATCAAAAGGTGATATATTAGATGATGACATTAAGGAGAATTATTTCGGGAAATTATCATGCATTGCAGGTATGGATGAAGAGGAATTGAAACTAGCGTTTATAAAATATCGAATGATATGCGTAAAGCTAGGAGAACTCTTCAAAAGTGACAAATTACTTTCATATTATTTGCTAAATATGGATACGGAGAAATTTGCTCTTTTTTTCGAACGAAGCAATAGCAAAGGTATTCAGCTTAACTTTATAGATATTTTGGCGGCCAAGTTATACAAAGGATTTAATTTAAGACAAAAAATCGAAGAACTAGAGTCAGGCTTTCCAAATTATTATTTTAATCGAGAGGTAATTGTTCGTACCATTTCCTATATTGTAAGCAATGGCAAAGAAGTTGATCGAAATTATATTTTATCCAATTTAAACTACGAACATTTCAATATGTATTGGGATGAGGTTTGTGACTGTTATAGAAAAGTTCTTGATTTTCTTTTTAAAGAGAGATTCATAATTTCTCAAAAATGGATGCCGTATGAAAACATGTTGATACCTTTAATTATCTTTTTGCGCTCTATCCATAAAACTGATTTTTCTCAGATGAATGAAAATCAATACGAATTTATTAAATACTGGTATTGGTCATCAATCTTTGCTCAACGGTATTCTTCAGGCTCTAATGAAGCTATAATTCAAGATGCATCTATTCTTTCTAATATTGCTCAAAATAAGAAGATAAGTGATAAAGCTTTTTTTAGTCGCCTAAAAATTCAAATCACTTCGCCCGAAGATATCTTGTCTTTCTCTAAAAAAGGAAATGTTATTTATAAAGGAATTTTAAACCTTATAAATTTTGCATCGAAAGGTTTAATAGATTGGAGCAACTCAAGTCAGCTACACTTAAATAGCAAGTTAGAAGATCATCATATCTTCCCTAAAGAATACATTAAAAATAAATTTAAAGATAATGAACAAATATTATCACTAATAGATTGTGTAGCGAACAGGACATTGATTCCTAAAATCACAAACATAAAAATTGGAAAGAAATCTCCATCACAATATCTTAAAGAGTTGATGAAAATTAATCCAAATATTGTAGAGAGTTTAAAAAATCATTTAATACCTATAGAAATAATAGATGGTGCCTATGATGACTTTTATATTGCATTTTTAGAAAAAAGAGCGGAAGCAATTTTCAAATTGATTGAGAAATATATTATAGCAAAAGAACAAAAGATAGTAGATCTCTTCTATCAACCACCAAAAACAAAAGGGAATATAAAAATATTCGCTAGTTATTATAATAAAAAAGTGGAAGCTATATTTGATATTGAGACTCAACAGGTGCATTACAATGGTGAAGTTTTATCTGTTTCAGCCGCTGCAGATAAAGCAAAATATAATTTAAGCGGTAAGGATAATACTTCTACGAATGGATGGAGATTTTGGAAATATATAAATGAACAAAATCAAGAAAGGTATATAGATGATTTTAGAAAAATAAAGAAATAA
- a CDS encoding ISL3 family transposase, which yields MLSIPLGLPEFKVIKQELLSYGYAIHVEKTETRERCPHCGFATSSVHDRRTRKVWDLAIFHQPVYLFVKVKRYRCWNCSQVFSASLESIPLNQHYTNRFGEYLYELCEGSTIQEVSRKHRIPYTTLERIYYFIASKKAKERQTAIEASSQEEIVLSLDEIAVKKGHQYETVLMDAKAGSVMGMHADRQCDSAINLLSQNILSKEMVQTVILDMWGPYHKAVRALFPSASIVIDKYHVVQKVTQALDQARKEFSPLKKARYLLLKGCEKLRKDQRLRLDDILEEYPALSIAYYLKELFRDFYRTDGYNEAKERLEEWIKLAKQSPFASFQEAANTLERWKEPILSYFLCPYTNARIEGTNHKIKNIKRRAYGYRNLERFRLRVFLECTGNTTGSQAA from the coding sequence GTGCTTTCTATACCACTAGGATTGCCAGAATTTAAAGTGATTAAACAAGAACTTCTTTCCTATGGTTATGCGATTCATGTAGAGAAAACAGAGACACGGGAACGTTGCCCTCATTGTGGGTTTGCCACTTCCTCTGTCCACGACAGACGGACAAGAAAAGTATGGGATTTGGCGATTTTCCATCAACCGGTGTACTTGTTTGTAAAGGTAAAGCGCTATCGGTGCTGGAATTGTTCCCAAGTGTTTTCCGCCTCTTTGGAATCGATTCCACTCAATCAACATTACACCAATCGATTTGGTGAGTACTTGTATGAACTTTGTGAAGGCTCCACCATTCAAGAGGTTAGCCGAAAGCACCGTATTCCATATACGACATTGGAGCGCATCTATTACTTCATTGCATCGAAAAAAGCAAAAGAGCGTCAAACAGCGATAGAAGCATCTTCTCAAGAAGAGATAGTGCTTAGCTTAGATGAAATCGCTGTAAAAAAGGGACATCAGTATGAAACCGTATTGATGGATGCCAAAGCCGGATCGGTCATGGGAATGCATGCCGATCGCCAATGTGACTCCGCCATCAACTTGTTGAGCCAAAATATCCTGTCGAAAGAAATGGTCCAAACGGTGATTCTTGACATGTGGGGACCTTATCATAAGGCGGTTCGTGCCCTGTTTCCATCTGCTTCGATTGTCATCGATAAGTACCATGTGGTTCAAAAAGTGACACAAGCCTTGGATCAAGCAAGAAAGGAATTTTCTCCATTGAAAAAGGCTCGATATCTTCTCTTAAAAGGCTGTGAAAAGCTTCGTAAGGACCAACGGCTTCGATTAGACGATATCTTGGAGGAGTATCCGGCACTTTCCATTGCTTATTATCTGAAAGAGTTGTTTCGGGATTTTTACCGAACCGATGGATATAATGAAGCAAAGGAACGCTTGGAAGAATGGATTAAGTTAGCCAAACAGAGCCCTTTTGCTTCTTTTCAGGAAGCAGCCAACACGCTTGAAAGGTGGAAGGAGCCTATTCTTTCCTACTTTTTGTGCCCATATACGAATGCCCGAATTGAGGGGACGAATCACAAGATCAAAAACATCAAACGCCGGGCATATGGCTATCGAAATCTAGAACGGTTTCGTTTACGTGTATTTCTGGAGTGTACAGGGAACACTACAGGTAGTCAGGCTGCCTAA
- a CDS encoding NUDIX hydrolase, which translates to MTSLNEMVVVLKGFILHKGKVLTVQRAHDDEVGGGTWELAGGKIHFGEDLEAALLREIQEEVGLDVTVERILYATTFQTHATRQVVILTYLCKSDHHEVVLSEEHIDYCWSTKERVRELLPPAILHDFERNDVFSLEEWV; encoded by the coding sequence ATGACAAGTTTAAATGAAATGGTTGTAGTTTTGAAAGGGTTTATTTTACACAAAGGCAAGGTGTTAACGGTACAACGTGCTCATGATGACGAAGTGGGCGGGGGAACATGGGAGTTAGCCGGAGGAAAAATACACTTTGGAGAAGATTTAGAAGCGGCGCTGTTGCGCGAAATCCAAGAAGAAGTCGGATTGGATGTGACGGTGGAGCGGATTTTATATGCGACGACGTTTCAAACGCACGCAACGCGGCAAGTCGTCATTCTTACATACTTATGCAAAAGCGATCATCATGAAGTTGTTCTTTCGGAAGAGCATATCGATTATTGCTGGTCGACTAAAGAGAGAGTGCGTGAACTGCTGCCTCCGGCCATTCTTCACGACTTTGAAAGAAATGACGTGTTTTCGTTGGAAGAATGGGTATAG